The Primulina huaijiensis isolate GDHJ02 chromosome 17, ASM1229523v2, whole genome shotgun sequence genome window below encodes:
- the LOC140963137 gene encoding serine/threonine-protein kinase ATR isoform X2 — MANLSSLVHELRERIAASSSATSTTQNDDVLESRFRAVLPNLLQAYVVPSASAKEREVIAVLKLLAHTAKNFPGVFYHGKASAVLPVIGRIIPFFAEPAFLSRHGTIVETVGSLLSLLRAGDRDAFRQFFMDTMLLVEDLAYVASICNKTNSSEGKKVSMTCFCESVAAISNETALLSDIPTSNRPVNGYGISIDLTGKERFLPFATSVIKLLYKSLTEGTLNVEGLVDVQCVLAVCNLLCYGDDDLHMACFDFARLVGAGRNSEIIPSEIFIQSMTIILNEDVEGVSVFRSAVYDSSLGGCLHALHSGSPDEIVRSTAADFVRIFPESLLKTRSMELKAALCSAYVRIAKMCPPQFWKPECLIYLLCSSDPMFQLIDCFKVAVSRLSPYLGGRIITDDRDISMLAFRDTANEISTIGGKRCNQGTDTSETKRQKREDKFTDSGNKREEAYNLCGFSGIREKEYADFLFSSLNLLVEFLKPPGENSNSMSTETALTAISILCVVFSEHPHMDLSICIFRQMCKWIFWMFEQQAKPGHPFAMDISIFLEAVDSLLFMQGSLSEENKNELFESTGDIGTLLLPVLKLSWNHSSSIIDYCPPWKAKCLSIRILSKIGFIAQSGVDLDVLDLGLRDEAEEVRIKAVISMPLILRSCDVNFLKHMFNKLEILVKEKNEQVKKIIPLFLGHLACLFGCYEEASLGDSRYKLYLMNDQEKQESKFDNLLKGFWCSKCDGTIAVNHRACSKVLWPNVQNTKFLLNCDYTDLQSLFFDLLYDESSEEVQVACVRMIKRILLHGPVDILLKTKTKWLQCLDFLLLHRNKIVRETFCSQIGFFLEDSVLNYLFISGDSANISREQVFMAKIKHAFAAAEDPLVLETLIETGATIMQAVDIHSQLFLFSLILLIDQLDNPYVTVRLTASKFINRSCCFHHSGGLEQLVSKVVQVRNELYYFLSMKLANQSKLVEEFSAAVLGVETEELVKRIIPIVLPRLVVLQHNNDQAISTLCELAKYSKTDMVQLIVNWLPKVLAFALHQADGKELKSALQFYHEYTGSDNKEIFAAALPALLDELICFTDVDDLEEISKRLARVPRMIKDVAEILTGSEDLSGFLRNHYVGLLNSIDRKMLHAEDISLQKQAVRRIEMLIKLMGPHLSTYVPKIMVLLMHAINKDWLQGEVLSVLHFFIKQLALLSPSSIKHVISQVFAALVPFLERETENSFSHLQKIVEILEELVLQNKVILKQNIHEFPPVPDIPVLIKVNKMIQEACGLKTLKDQLRDVVDGLNHDNLNVRYMVASKLRKLLDLNREEFITLLTKEGDVMMDLVSSLITSLLKGCAEESRTSVGQRLKLICADCLGALGAVDPAKVKGFAITRFKIACADDDLIFELIHKHLARAFRAAPDTIVQDSAALAIQELLKLAGCQASLDENISEQRKDKPRKVGKSSTKDINECTEVVGRGQRLWDRFSDYVKEIIAPCLTSRFQLPNVSDSAASGPIYRPSMSFRRWIYFWIKKLTVHATGSRFTIFNACRGIVRHDMQIAMYLLPYLVLNAVCDGTEEARRGVTEEILSVLDAAASDNGTISVHGSNSGQSEVCIQAVFTLLDNLGQWVDDVEQELTLSQPVQLCISKELAVKSKDKNISLPKESQQAFVQCKHVSELLDAIPKVYLAKASFRCQAYARSLLYFESYVREKSGAFNPASERSGVFDDEDISYLMEIYSGLDEPDGLSGLASLRKSKSLQDHLLINEKAGNWAEALTSCEQALQMEPTSVQRHSDVLDCLLNMCHLQAMVTHVDGLLSRVPLYKKTWCTQGVQAAWRLGRWDLMNEYLSGADEEGLLCSSSESNALFDLDVSKILHAMMKKDQFSVAEKIALSKQALIAPLAAAGMDSYARAYPFVVKLHLLRELEDFNSLLNGQSFLNRRFHLGEPEFSRVLENWESRLKLTQPSLWTREPLLAFRRLVFGASGLDSQVGNCWLQYAKLCRSAGHYEVANRAILEAKAAGASNFYIEKAKLLWSNKRADGAIAELQQSLLNMPVEVVGSAAISSITSLSVVPLNPPPLLVDTQSMNKNEDVAKTLLLYSRWIHYTGQKQKEDVISLYSRVKELQPKWEKGYFYMAKYCDEVLVDARKRQEDHTEQSPRQRPSNSAIVSSTNVNTERRWWTYLPDVLLFYAKGLHRGHKNLFQALPRLLTLWFDFGSVYHRNNLSSNKDLANVHGKVMSIMRGCLKDLPTYQWLTVLPQLVSRICHQNEETVRLVKHIITSVLRRYPQQALWTIAAVTKSTVSSRREAAAEIIQAARRGSNQGGSNSMFVQFATLVDHLIKLCFHPGQAKARTINILTEFSALKRLMPVDIIMPTQESLTVNLPPCDMNLTDSGTSDIFSHSDLPMISGIADEAEILSSLQRPKKIILMGSDGIERPFLCKPKDDLRKDARMMEFNAMINRLLCKCPESRRRKLYIRTFSVIPLTEDCGMVEWVPYTRGLRHILQDIYISCGKFDRQKTNPQIKRVYDQFQGKMPEDEMLKTKVLPMFPPVFHKWFRNTFSEPAAWFRARIAYAHTAAVWSMVGHIVGLGDRHGENILFDSTTGDCVHVDFSCLFDKGLQLEKPELVPFRLTQNMIDGLGITGYEGIYLRVCEITLSTLRGHKETLMSILETFIHDPLVEWTKSHKSSGVEVQNPHAQRAINNIEARLQGVVVGVGAAPSLPLAVEGQARRLIAEAVSLKNLGKMYIWWMPWF; from the exons ATGGCGAATCTGTCAAGCCTCGTGCACGAGCTTCGAGAACGTATCGCTGCATCCTCTTCGGCTACTTCCACCACCCAGAACGATGACGTTTTGGAGTCCAGATTCCGGGCTGTTCTCCCCAATCTCCTCCAAGCTTACGTCGTCCCTTCCGCTTCTG CGAAAGAGAGAGAGGTGATTGCAGTGCTTAAACTCCTGGCGCACACTGCCAAGAACTTTCCTGGAGTTTTCTACCACGGAAAGGCCAGCGCTGTGCTTCCTGTTATTGGTCGCATCATACCATTCTTTGCAGAACCTGCTTTTCT CTCTCGACATGGAACTATTGTTGAAACTGTTGGATCCCTGTTATCCTTGCTCCGTGCTGGTGATCGAGACGCATTCCGCCAATTTTTTATGGACACAATGTTGTTGGTTGAAG ATCTTGCGTACGTCGCCTCAATTTGCAATAAGACAAACTCTTCAGAAGGAAAGAAAGTGTCCATGACTTGTTTTTGCGAATCTGTTGCGGCAATCAGCAATGAAACTGCTCTTCTCAGCGATATTCCAACATCTAACAGACCTGTCAATGGTTATGGAATATCAATAGATCTCACGGGGAAGGAAAGGTTTCTACCATTTGCCACTTCAGTCATCAAACTTCTTTATAAATCCTTAACTGAAGGAACTTTAAATGTCGAAGGACTAGTGGATGTGCAGTGTGTTTTGGCTGTCTGCAATCTTTTATGTTACGGAGATGATGATCTGCACATG GCATGTTTTGACTTTGCACGCCTTGTTGGAGCAGGAAGAAATAGCGAGATTATTCCTTCTGAAATCTTCATACAGTCGATGACAATTATATTGAATGAAGATGTTGAAGGAGTTTCAGTTTTCAG AAGTGCAGTTTATGATTCTTCTCTGGGTGGATGTCTTCATGCATTGCACTCTGGTTCTCCTGATGAAATTGTAAGGTCTACAGCGGCTGATTTTGTACGCATATTTCCCGAGTCTCTGTTGAAGACTAGGAGCATGGAGCTCAAG GCTGCCTTATGTAGTGCATATGTGAGGATTGCAAAAATGTGCCCCCCTCAATTTTGGAAGCCAGAgtgtcttatttatttactttgcTCATCCGATCCCATGTTTCAATTGATAGACTGCTTCAAAGTGGCAGTTTCCAGGCTTTCTCCTTACCTTGGTGGCAGGATTATTACCGATGATCGCGATATCAGTATGTTGGCTTTTAGAGATACTGCTAATGAGATATCAACAATTGGGGGGAAGAGATGCAATCAGGGCACAGACACTTCAGAGACAAAGCGACAAAAGAGGGAAGATAAATTTACGGATTCTGGTAACAAAAGAGAGGAAGCTTACAATCTATGTGGGTTTTCAGGAATTAGAGAAAAAGAATATGCTGATTTTCTGTTTAGTTCATTGAATCTATtggttgaatttttaaaacCTCCTGGGGAGAACTCTAATTCAATGAGTACAGAAACTGCCCTAACTGCTATTAGCATACTTTGTGTTGTTTTTTCTGAACATCCTCACATGGACCTTTCTATTTGCATATTTCGTCAAATGTGCAAGTGGATTTTTTGGATGTTTGAGCAG CAGGCAAAGCCAGGACATCCATTTGCCATGGATATATCCATCTTTCTGGAAGCTGTTGACAGCCTGTTGTTCATGCAAG GGTCCCTTTCTGAAGAGAATAAGAATGAACTCTTTGAAAGCACGGGTGACATTGGAACTCTACTGCTCCCCGTGCTAAAGCTTTCATGGAATCATTCTTCTTCAATAATCGATTACTGCCCTCCTTGGAAGGCAAAGTGTCTGTCAATTCGAATTTTGTCTAAGATTGGGTTTATAGCTCAGAGTGGAGTGGATCTTGATGTTTTGGACTTGGGGCTTCGTGATGAAGCAGAAGAAGTTAGAATTAAAGCTGTTATTTCTATGCCATTGATTCTTCGAAGCTGTGATGTTAATTTTCTGAAGCATATGTTCAACAAACTGGA GATCCtggtgaaagaaaaaaatgagcaagtcaagaaaatcattCCCCTTTTTCTGGGTCATCTGGCATGTCTCTTTGGATGTTATGAGGAAGCATCACTTGGTGATAGTAGATACAAATTATACTTGATGAATGACCAGGAGAAACAGGAATCTAAATTTGATAATCTCTTGAAAGGATTTTGGTGTTCAAAGTGTGATGGTACTATAGCAGTCAATCACAGAGCATGCTCGAAAGTTCTGTGGCCTAATGTGCAGAACACTAAATTTCTTTTGAATTGTGATTACACAGATTTGCAGTCTCTCTTTTTCGACCTCCTTTATGATGAATCATCAGAAGAAGTTCAAGTTGCTTGTGTGAGAATGATTAAGAGAATCCTTTTGCATGGACCTGTAGATATTTTgcttaaaacaaaaacaaaatggcTTCAGTGTCTTGATTTTTTACTACTACACAGGAATAAAATTGTGAGGGAAACATTTTGTTCACAGATTGGTTTCTTCCTCGAGGATtctgttttaaattatttatttatcagtGGGGATTCTGCAAATATATCTAGGGAACAGGTGTTTATGGCCAAGATAAAACATGCTTTTGCAGCTGCTGAAGATCCTCTTGTTTTGGAAACTCTAATAGAAACTGGAGCAACAATTATGCAAGCTGTTGATATTCATAGTCAACTGTTTCTCTTCTCCCTTATTCTGTTAATAGATCAGCTTGACAATCCTTACGTGACAGTGAGGCTAACTGCATCAAAGTTCATAAACAGATCTTGCTGTTTCCATCATAGCGGGGGACTTGAACAACTCGTTTCTAAAGTTGTGCAGGTTCGAAAtgaattgtattattttttatccatGAAGCTTGCCAATCAATCAAAATTGGTAGAAGAGTTCTCTGCAGCTGTTCTTGGTGTGGAAACTGAAGAACTTGTCAAGAGAATTATTCCCATTGTTCTTCCAAGGCTTGTTGTTCTCCAACACAATAACGACCAAGCAATATCCACTTTATGTGAGTTGGCCAAGTATTCGAAAACAGATATGGTACAACTGATTGTTAATTGGCTGCCTAAAGTGCTTGCCTTTGCTCTTCACCAAGCTGATGGGAAAGAACTAAAATCTGCTCTGCAGTTCTACCATGAATATACTGGGTCTGATAACAAAGAAATCTTTGCAGCTGCTTTACCTGCACTTTTAGATGAACTTATATGCTTTACTGACGTGGATGATCTAGAAGAAATAAGTAAAAG ATTAGCCAGGGTTCCTCGAATGATAAAGGACGTGGCAGAAATTCTTACAGGAAGTGAAGATCTGTCAGGATTTTTGAGGAACCATTATGTTGGTCTGTTGAACAGCATTGACAGAAAGATGCTTCACGCAGAGGATATATCCTTGCAAAAACAAGCCGTCAGGCGGATAGAGATGCTGATTAAATTAATGGGCCCCCATCTTAGCACCTATGTACCAAAAATTATGGTCCTTCTCATGCATGCCATCAATAAGGATTGGCTCCAGGGTGAAGTTCTCTCGGTTTTGCATTTCTTCATAAAGCAGTTAGCATTATTGTCACCATCTAGCATTAAACATGTGATTTCCCAAGTTTTTGCTGCTCTAGTCCCTTTTCTCGAGAGAGAGACTGAAAATTCATTTTCCCACTTGCAAAAAATTGTGGAGATACTGGAAGAGCTTGTGCTTCAGAATAAGGTCATCTTAAAGCAAAATATCCACGAGTTCCCTCCTGTACCCGACATTCCTGTTCTGATAAAAGTAAACAAAATGATTCAAGAAGCATGTGGATTGAAGACTCTGAAAGATCAGTTACGTGATGTTGTGGATGGGTTAAATCATGATAACTTAAATGTGAGATACATGGTAGCATCTAAGCTAAGGAAATTGCTGGACCTGAATAGGGAAGAATTTATAACTTTGCTCACTAAGGAGGGGGATGTAATGATGGATCTCGTGAGCTCTTTGATAACTTCACTGCTTAAAGGTTGTGCAGAGGAATCAAGAACTTCAGTTGGACAACGCCTGAAGTTGATATGTGCCGATTGCCTTGGAGCACTTGGTGCTGTTGATCCTGCCAAAGTCAAGGGATTTGCCATCACTCGTTTTAAGATTGCATGTGCTGATGATGATTTAATATTCGAGTTGATCCATAAACATCTGGCCAGGGCTTTCAGAGCTGCACCTGACACCATTGTTCAAGATTCAGCTGCATTGGCTATTCAGGAGCTGCTAAAGCTCGCTGGTTGCCAGGCATCACTTGATGAGAACATTTCAGAGCAAAGAAAAGACAAACCTCGCAAGGTGGGAAAATCTTCTACCAAGGACATAAATGAGTGCACCGAAGTGGTTGGCAGGGGCCAGAGATTGTGGGACCGTTTTTCTGATTATGTCAAAGAGATTATAGCCCCTTGCTTAACCTCAAGATTCCAGCTCCCTAATGTGTCAGATTCCGCTGCTTCTGGTCCAATTTACCGACCTTCAATGTCGTTCAGAAGAtggatttatttttggattaaaaAATTAACTGTACATGCCACTGGCTCCCGGTTTACAATTTTTAATGCTTGCCGAGGTATAGTGCGTCATGATATGCAAATTGCAATGTATCTTCTGCCTTATTTAGTCTTGAATGCTGTATGTGATGGTACTGAGGAGGCACGCCGTGGAGTAACTGAGGAAATTCTATCAGTTCTTGATGCGGCAGCTTCCGATAATGGAACTATTTCTGTACATGGTAGTAATTCTGGTCAAAGTGAAGTGTGCATTCAAGCTGTGTTTACCCTTCTTGATAATCTAGGCCAATGGGTGGATGATGTTGAGCAAGAACTTACCCTATCCCAACCTGTTCAGTTATGTATCTCCAAGGAACTAGCTGTCAAATCCAAGGATAAGAACATATCACTTCCCAAGGAATCACAACAAGCATTTGTGCAATGTAAGCATGTATCCGAACTCCTGGACGCAATTCCCAAGGTATATCTTGCTAAGGCCTCTTTCAGGTGTCAGGCTTATGCCAGATCTCTCTTATACTTTGAATCTTATGTGCGGGAGAAGTCAGGAGCTTTCAACCCTGCTTCTGAAAGGAGTGGTGTCTTTGACGATGAAGACATCTCTTATCTAATGGAAATATACAGTGGATTAGATGAGCCAGATGGGTTGTCTGGTCTGGCATCTTTGCGCAAGTCAAAGAGCTTGCAAGACCATCTCCTGATTAATGAAAAGGCAGGAAACTGGGCTGAAGCTCTGACTTCTTGTGAGCAAGCTTTGCAGATGGAGCCCACTTCTGTTCAGAGACATTCTGATGTCCTTGACTGTTTGTTGAACATGTGTCATTTACAGGCCATGGTAACTCATGTCGATGGATTACTTTCTAGGGTTCCTCTATACAAGAAAACATGGTGTACACAAGGCGTTCAGGCTGCATGGAGGCTTGGGAGGTGGGACTTGATGAATGAATACCTTAGTGGAGCTGATGAAGAAGGTTTACTTTGTAGCAGCTCTGAGAGTAATGCTCTTTTTGACTTggatgtttcaaaaattcttcatGCAATGATGAAAAAGGATCAATTTTCTGTTGCTGAGAAAATTGCATTGTCTAAACAAGCTCTTATTGCTCCTCTTGCTGCTGCTGGGATGGATTCTTATGCACGAGCATACCCATTCGTCGTCAAGCTTCACTTGCTTCGGGAGCTGGAGGACTTTAATTCTCTTCTAAATGGTCAGTCTTTTTTGAATAGAAGATTCCATCTTGGTGAACCAGAGTTCTCAAGAGTTTTGGAAAACTGGGAGAGTCGATTAAAACTTACACAACCATCTCTTTGGACTAGAGAACCACTGTTGGCATTTCGAAGACTTGTTTTTGGTGCCAGTGGTCTTGATTCTCAAGTTGGTAACTGCTGGTTACAGTATGCAAAGCTATGTCGGTCAGCTGGTCATTATGAAGTTGCAAATAGAGCAATTTTAGAAGCCAAGGCAGCAGGTGCttccaatttttatattgaGAAAGCGAAGCTCCTGTGGAGCAATAAGCGGGCTGATGGTGCCATAGCGGAGTTGCAACAATCACTTCTCAACATGCCTGTGGAAGTTGTTGGCTCTGCTGCTATTTCGTCAATCACTAGCCTCTCTGTTGTTCCTCTTAACCCTCCGCCTTTACTGGTAGATACTCAATCTATGAATAAAAATGAAGATGTGGCGAAGACCCTCCTTTTATACTCAAGGTGGATTCACTACACTGGACAGAAGCAGAAGGAAGATGTAATAAGTCTGTATTCTAGGGTGAAGGAACTCCAGCCCAAGTGGGAGAAAGGATACTTTTATATGGCAAAATATTGCGATGAAGTGCTTGTTGATGCTAGAAAGCGCCAGGAGGACCATACTGAACAGTCTCCTAGACAGAGACCATCCAATTCAGCTATTGTCTCATCAACCAATGTGAATACTGAGAGAAGGTGGTGGACTTACCTTCCTGATGTTCTTTTGTTTTATGCAAAGGGACTACATAGGGGGCACAAGAATCTCTTTCAAGCCCTACCAAGGTTGTTAACATTATGGTTTGACTTTGGAAGTGTTTATCACAGAAATAATTTGTCATCCAATAAAGATTTGGCGAATGTTCACGGGAAG GTCATGAGCATCATGAGAGGGTGTTTAAAGGACTTGCCCACCTACCAGTGGTTAACTGTCTTGCCTCAGTTAGTTTCAAGAATTTGCCACCAAAATGAAGAAACTGTCCGCTTAGTGAAACACATTATTACTTCCGTGCTCCGTCGATATCCACAGCAAGCTCTGTGGACCATTGCAGCCGTTACAAAATCCACAGTTTCTTCAAGAAGGGAGGCTGCGGCTGAGATTATACAAGCTGCAAGAAGAGGATCCAATCAGGGAGGTTCTAACTCTATGTTTGTGCAGTTTGCCACCCTAGTTGATCATCTCATAAAGCTGTGTTTTCATCCAGGCCAAGCGAAGGCAAGGACAATTAACATTTTGACTGAATTCAGTGCCCTTAAGAGGCTGATGCCCGTGGATATCATAATGCCGACCCAGGAATCTCTTACTGTTAATTTACCTCCATGTGACATGAATCTGACTGATTCTGGTACATCTGATATCTTTTCACATTCTGATCTTCCGATGATATCAGGAATAGCTGATGAGGCCGAGATTCTTTCCTCGCTTCAGCGTCCAAAGAAA ATAATTCTTATGGGCAGTGATGGAATTGAACGCCCATTTCTTTGCAAACCAAAAGATGACCTAAGAAAAGATGCACGCATGATGGAGTTCAATGCAATGATAAATCGTCTGCTGTGCAAGTGTCCTGAAAGTCGTCGGAGGAAGCTTTATATTCGTACTTTTTCAGTGATTCCATTGACAGAAGATTGTGGTATGGTTGAGTGGGTCCCTTACACTCGTGGACTCCGACATATTCTCCAGGACATATACATAAGCTGTGGAAAGTTCGACAGACAGAAAACAAATCCTCAAATTAAGCGTGTTTATGATCAATTCCAAGGTAAAATGCCAGAAGATGAAATGCTGAAGACCAAAGTTTTGCCAATGTTCCCTCCAGTCTTCCATAAATGGTTCCGGAACACATTTTCAGAACCAGCTGCATGGTTTAGGGCTCGGATAGCGTATGCACATactgcagcagtttggtctatGGTTGGTCATATCGTTGGCCTTGGGGATAGGCATGGTGAAAACATTCTCTTTGATTCTACCACAGGCGATTGTGTGCATGTGGACTTTAGTTGCTTGTTTGACAAAGGCCTTCAGTTGGAGAAACCAGAGTTGGTGCCTTTCAGATTGACACAG AACATGATTGATGGGCTAGGGATAACTGGATATGAGGGCATTTACCTCCGTGTTTGCGAGATCACCCTTTCAACACTACGTGGTCACAAGGAGACGCTCATGAGCATCTTGGAAACCTTCATCCACGATCCCCTTGTGGAATGGACAAAATCCCACAAGTCCAGTGGGGTAGAAGTTCAAAACCCACATGCGCAG CGAGCCATCAATAACATTGAAGCACGCCTGCAAGGAGTTGTAGTTGGTGTTGGCGCAGCGCCGTCTTTGCCTCTTGCCGTTGAAGGACAAGCTCGGCGTCTGATCGCAGAGGCGGTTTCACTTAAAAACCTGGGAAAGATGTACATATGGTGGATGCCTTGGTTTTAG